The Phragmites australis chromosome 1, lpPhrAust1.1, whole genome shotgun sequence genomic interval AAACTCAGTTCTGGCCATGTTACTAGAATTGGCACTTTTGAGATTTTGACTTAACAATACTTTGTAGCATGAAAGGAACTGTTATCTTCATATCGTACAACAGAAACAGCCTGATATCTATATGTGATTAATTGTGTTGTCTCCAACCAAGACAAACATAATGTTCTAAGCTCACATAACTTTCCCtccaaaaaggaagaaaaggaaaatgtcACAGAAAGAATAAATATAACAGAAAGTTTCACTGAGAAGTTTGTGTCTTCTTCAGGCAATAATCAAGTTGGCATTTAACTATTTTTTTGTAAATATATTATAGATCTTGTTTTTTGGATTGGGGAGGGAGAAATGTCAGCTTACAATGGAGAACTGACTCAGTAAGTTGCAGCTTATAAGCTCAAACCAGAAGCATCATTAATCTATCAAAATGCACAAGTGCAAATCCTTAGAACTAGTTAATGtgataaaaattaaaaagaaggtaGGTGAATTACAATATCATGAATTAATCAAAACAAGACTGTATAAATGAAAGAGAAGAGTGGGCTCGTTGCATATGTATGTGTTGATCACAAAAGTATAATTCTTAACAGATTTGTGCtggtttaaaaaaatagatttgtgCACCCTCTTTCCTACCCAAATCATCGAGTTTACCTTCTGTTCTGGAACCTAGGCTGTTTTGCACAAAAATAGTTGGATACAGTATCAATGCATGGTGTAAGTGTGCAACTGTGTAAGTTACATTTCCGTGGTTTATGAATTCATATTTAGGATATGTATAGCACTGCACTTTTACAAACATGTGGAGATTTGGACTTAGTCAGGACAAACATAGTTTAGCATATTAGTACTAACTTTAGTAAGTAGATTATGGCTGGACTGCAAGAAGTGTATGCCTAACAACTTCATTAAATATCTTTTTGCAGTGTGCTGTACTACTGAAGTGTCAGGGGAAAACGCTGAAATCATGGAAATCAGCTTATTGCAGGATGAATCTGATGCAGCAGCCACCAGTTTATTACCACTGCCATTGTTGTCATGTGGCCCTAGATCTATGGTAATTAACCTTTTTTTTCGTTTTATAAAGTTCCTGTGAACACTAGCATATTTGTGTTGCTGAATATTAATCCGCACCTTCCATTTTTTGCTTGATTGCTTATATTTCTCAGAACAAAGTTCTTTGAGTTCATATTTCATACTGTGGTCTTatgaataaaaagaagaatgaGAGAAACACAAACCAGCCTATGGCACAACGCAATGCACAACTATTATCAGCCAACCACAAAGTTTGTGCTTCTTGCAGCTGCTGTTAGATCTTCAAATAACTTCCCTCAAGCAAATCATTTCGGATTTAGTTCTATTAGCTTCTTTTTGAATTTATAAACTCTATTGTTAAAAGCTTCAATTATTATTGAGCTTGAGCGATTTCTTTTGTTTGTAGTAATAATGTTAAACTCATAAAATTTCACAAATTGGATGGCCTTGTTCCAAAAATGTTATATTTGGAAATCACGAAGGCATTGGGATGAAGTAGGTCAAAGCCAATTATATGTTTCACACTATAATTTATTAAATCATGATACCGCAGGGACTGAGATTTGTTATAGCCCTATAGCCAGTGTTTTTTATTGCAAATTACGAAACAATGCTCTATAACTGACATTATTTTGAGCACCTCAAATTGCTGAATAATTAATAGGATGGTGGTGCTAATTCATGATCAAGATCTGATCTGTCATAATACAGCTGCTAGTGCTCTCAATTGTCAAGCCCTGAGCGGTCTGCTTAGAAACAATAGTGTATCAGTAAAAGTGACTTGGATGATGGTTATTAGCAATGTTATGTAAAGTCTTACAGAACAACTGCATATTTGTTTTATTTATGTGATGCTATGGAGTATGGAATATTAAAATTATTATTGCATTAATATTTTGCAGGTTCCAATATCAGTACCATCATCATCTGACCTTGAGACTATCCTCTCACCAGATACAATCTACAGTGATCTTCAGTTCAAAGAGATAAACTACAATGCTGCAGGTAACATGGCTTGGCTTCCAACTCTTTCTgtaataatttgattttaggTTGCTATACATTCAAGTTCTTGTATTGGATAGCTTGACTACATGTAGATTTATAAATTTCTTAGTTTATCCAATTCGTGTCTGACTATCTAATATTTGGTAGCTGAATGCCCTGATCATTTcatctttcctttttttatgtCACTGCAGCAATGGACGAAAGCAGTGAGTTCCTTCACCTGATTCTTAGTGGCAATGATGAAGGATACAATACTACAACTGAATTCCAAGTTTGGGATGTTTTGGACTTCTATGTGTCAGAAAACTTTTCTGCTCTACAGTTTGAAAGTTTAATGGGCTTTACAAATGAAGTTAGTACTTCCTATCATGACTGTATAAATCTAGTTGACATGGTAGAGCGGCCTGTGGCTTGCCTGTCTCTAGATGATACAATGGAACCAAATAACACTAGTGATGAGGTTCCAGTCGACCACACTACAATGGAACCTGATGAAACATCCTTATACCTTCAACCAAAACCAACAGATTCAGAAACGGAAAGTAGTTCTGCCTCTGGAGATGTGGTAGAAACTGGATATCTTGATCAAAAGCTACTTTCCAGAGGTCTGCCCGATTTAATGGATGTTGACTCGCCTAGTCGCTTACTGAAATCACCAGTGAGAACGAAACATGTGACTCTTGTGCTGGATTTAGACGGTAAGCAGTCACTGACTTCACATCATGCAATCTTACATTTGTAtgtgtttttttcttctggtACTTTTGGCTTGTGTAGCTCTCTTGTCTTCTTAATCATTTATGGGGCCAAGGTTTATAGGCTACATCACCTGTACAACAATATTAAAAATAGGTCATCAAACTAGTCAAATAATTAGGACAGGGTAGAATAATTTTTATTATGCTTTTCTTGCTGGCGTGTTATTATAGATTTTTTCCAGTTAATATTTGTATAGGATTAGCATGTCATGATCAGGATTCTGAAATTTAGTTGTAATATGAACTTTGTCACTGCAATACTTTCTTTGTAAGATAGTCTAATCGTTTCTCATATGCAGAGACTCTTGTACATTCAACATTGGATCACTGCAACAATGCTGATTTTGCCCTAGAAGTTTTCTTTAATATGCAAAATCATACAGTATATGTGAGAAAAAGGCCTCGCCTGAAGATGTTTCTTGAGAAGGTAGCTCAGATGTTTGAGCTTGTCATTTTCACAGCAAGTCAGAGAATCTATGCTGAGCAGCTAATAGATAGGCTTGATCCTGATGGGAAATTGATTTCACAGCGTATTTATCGTGAATCCTGTATATTCTCTGATGGTTGCTATACAAAGGACCTGACAATTCTAGGAGTCGACCTGGCAAAAGTTGCAATAATCGACAATACTCCACAGGTAGCACCCCTGTCCTGATATCTAGTAAATCTAGCACTATATATTGTGACCTCTAGGCATTTGATTGAAAACATTTCTTCTTCCAGGTTTTCCAGTTGCAAGTGGATAACGGCATACCAATCAAGAGCTGGTTTGATGACCCCTCGGATCAGGAATTAGTGGAGTTACTCCCGTTCCTGGAGAGCCTCATTGACGCAGAGGACGTTAGGCCAATAATCTCAAAGACCTTCCACGATAAACTTCAGCATAATTAGTTTTAGAGGCATATTTATCATCTAGTGAACCTGTCAGTGAAGTCAGGTTCACTCCACATGGTGCAGGCCATTCTTGGGAAATTAGGTATAGGAGTCAAGATTCACCATTTATGTTATGTTAGCTGTTACAAATAGCAAGCATAAACAGCAGTTGTGGTCGAAATGGCTTGTATATGTATgttctttggttttctgcatcgcAGATCATTGTACAGAAAAGAACAATAGTGTTGAATAAAGTGATCTAAGTGCAATTTTGCTCAAGCAGGACATGCTTAGCCGTAGCTGAGTTTAGAACGTGAGTTTCAGTCAAGACTTCCTTTATCCTGCTTTAAAGCACAGTCCTAGAATCTAGTTTGCCCGTATTTGAAGGATTGTCATGGGTTATTTTTTTCGTTTAATAACTAGTTTCTCGATTTGATCATTTACCTTCACAGGTTCCGTTAACGATCCCGTTTGGAACACACAAATTTCGAAACAGTCCAATTCCGAAAAGATCTGGCAGGAATATATAATATACAATCTGTAGAGGGAACCCTCCAgtttcatccaagaaaaaaaaacttgcaggAATCGAGGAAATTTCCTGGTTACCAAACGGGGCACAAGTCTGGCCAACAGTTGCTATTTGAATTGACTGTCAAGATCCCAACGCTTCATACAATATGTCACTTGCATGAAATATATGCAGCATGTCTCCAATGTCTAAGTTCAACAAGTCTTCTGAACTTCTGCAGAAATGAAATCACAAATCCTGTGCTGGGTCTTCACAGCAACAGCCAGTAGTTCAATACCCTGTATTTTAAGCATTCGTCgacatcagttttttttttcttggtcatTCAGTGATTTTTCTTTTGATATTGTAATCTCCTCATGGTGCGTACATCATCCAATATGTCACTCGCTCAAACAAGTGCAAATTGTCACAATGTCTAACACTAATTTCAACAAGTCTAAGCAAATTTGATCCCTTAATACTACGGAGCGAATTCCCTCTGCCATAAAAAAAATGGCTTTTGCCTCTATGCCATCAAAAATTTCGAGGTTCCTTACCTACCAtcttttttatctttctttccCTCCTTCCCACTCGGTCAGCCCTCCTGCAGACTCCTGTCGAAAATCACTGTGCACGGGTACGGTTCATGAGTACTGTTTAAAAGACACATGACCTCATGTTCCTCTAAAAAAGTGGTCTtctatttctctaaaaaatctagaacTTTTTATATGTGgtccataatctatgtgcaatttattttaattagattcacctaaaaatcctatatagaatttaaactaaaattctccaaaaaaggctacttttataacttctaacaattgttacggactcaaataaaatctcaaaaatctggtaaaattcactaatattcttattatatgatggaataatttataaaaatatttttaaccctagtttatatggtgaaaaagtgaattcatttataatgctctatttatatgcaatgataaaaatacatagaaatggagcattacaaatgaactcattttttcaccatataacttagatctagaaataattttagaaactagttcatcatataagaagaatattagtaaattttaccAGATTA includes:
- the LOC133916312 gene encoding uncharacterized protein LOC133916312 isoform X4: MCCTTEVSGENAEIMEISLLQDESDAAATSLLPLPLLSCGPRSMVPISVPSSSDLETILSPDTIYSDLQFKEINYNAAAMDESSEFLHLILSGNDEGYNTTTEFQVWDVLDFYVSENFSALQFESLMGFTNEVSTSYHDCINLVDMVERPVACLSLDDTMEPNNTSDEVPVDHTTMEPDETSLYLQPKPTDSETESSSASGDVVETGYLDQKLLSRGLPDLMDVDSPSRLLKSPVRTKHVTLVLDLDETLVHSTLDHCNNADFALEVFFNMQNHTVYVRKRPRLKMFLEKVAQMFELVIFTASQRIYAEQLIDRLDPDGKLISQRIYRESCIFSDGCYTKDLTILGVDLAKVAIIDNTPQVFQLQVDNGIPIKSWFDDPSDQELVELLPFLESLIDAEDVRPIISKTFHDKLQHN
- the LOC133916312 gene encoding uncharacterized protein LOC133916312 isoform X2 — its product is MWCGSSERSSCPLPVARLLPRFPSPSSLPPAPLFSDSLCVCETKAKRRARYRAAGEYTSGRWAAGRARCLVCCTTEVSGENAEIMEISLLQDESDAAATSLLPLPLLSCGPRSMVPISVPSSSDLETILSPDTIYSDLQFKEINYNAAAMDESSEFLHLILSGNDEGYNTTTEFQVWDVLDFYVSENFSALQFESLMGFTNEVSTSYHDCINLVDMVERPVACLSLDDTMEPNNTSDEVPVDHTTMEPDETSLYLQPKPTDSETESSSASGDVVETGYLDQKLLSRGLPDLMDVDSPSRLLKSPVRTKHVTLVLDLDETLVHSTLDHCNNADFALEVFFNMQNHTVYVRKRPRLKMFLEKVAQMFELVIFTASQRIYAEQLIDRLDPDGKLISQRIYRESCIFSDGCYTKDLTILGVDLAKVAIIDNTPQVFQLQVDNGIPIKSWFDDPSDQELVELLPFLESLIDAEDVRPIISKTFHDKLQHN
- the LOC133916312 gene encoding uncharacterized protein LOC133916312 isoform X1 yields the protein MWCGSSERSSCPLPVARLLPRFPSPSSLPPAPLFSDSLCVCETKAKRRARYRAAGEYTSGRWAAGRARCLGTQELHTFCKTTEILEHSHPQEITVDKTTVGSTLISHQNVCCTTEVSGENAEIMEISLLQDESDAAATSLLPLPLLSCGPRSMVPISVPSSSDLETILSPDTIYSDLQFKEINYNAAAMDESSEFLHLILSGNDEGYNTTTEFQVWDVLDFYVSENFSALQFESLMGFTNEVSTSYHDCINLVDMVERPVACLSLDDTMEPNNTSDEVPVDHTTMEPDETSLYLQPKPTDSETESSSASGDVVETGYLDQKLLSRGLPDLMDVDSPSRLLKSPVRTKHVTLVLDLDETLVHSTLDHCNNADFALEVFFNMQNHTVYVRKRPRLKMFLEKVAQMFELVIFTASQRIYAEQLIDRLDPDGKLISQRIYRESCIFSDGCYTKDLTILGVDLAKVAIIDNTPQVFQLQVDNGIPIKSWFDDPSDQELVELLPFLESLIDAEDVRPIISKTFHDKLQHN
- the LOC133916312 gene encoding uncharacterized protein LOC133916312 isoform X5, with amino-acid sequence MEISLLQDESDAAATSLLPLPLLSCGPRSMVPISVPSSSDLETILSPDTIYSDLQFKEINYNAAAMDESSEFLHLILSGNDEGYNTTTEFQVWDVLDFYVSENFSALQFESLMGFTNEVSTSYHDCINLVDMVERPVACLSLDDTMEPNNTSDEVPVDHTTMEPDETSLYLQPKPTDSETESSSASGDVVETGYLDQKLLSRGLPDLMDVDSPSRLLKSPVRTKHVTLVLDLDETLVHSTLDHCNNADFALEVFFNMQNHTVYVRKRPRLKMFLEKVAQMFELVIFTASQRIYAEQLIDRLDPDGKLISQRIYRESCIFSDGCYTKDLTILGVDLAKVAIIDNTPQVFQLQVDNGIPIKSWFDDPSDQELVELLPFLESLIDAEDVRPIISKTFHDKLQHN
- the LOC133916312 gene encoding uncharacterized protein LOC133916312 isoform X3; its protein translation is MNKMLSTDCLGTQELHTFCKTTEILEHSHPQEITVDKTTVGSTLISHQNVCCTTEVSGENAEIMEISLLQDESDAAATSLLPLPLLSCGPRSMVPISVPSSSDLETILSPDTIYSDLQFKEINYNAAAMDESSEFLHLILSGNDEGYNTTTEFQVWDVLDFYVSENFSALQFESLMGFTNEVSTSYHDCINLVDMVERPVACLSLDDTMEPNNTSDEVPVDHTTMEPDETSLYLQPKPTDSETESSSASGDVVETGYLDQKLLSRGLPDLMDVDSPSRLLKSPVRTKHVTLVLDLDETLVHSTLDHCNNADFALEVFFNMQNHTVYVRKRPRLKMFLEKVAQMFELVIFTASQRIYAEQLIDRLDPDGKLISQRIYRESCIFSDGCYTKDLTILGVDLAKVAIIDNTPQVFQLQVDNGIPIKSWFDDPSDQELVELLPFLESLIDAEDVRPIISKTFHDKLQHN